In one window of Frigoriglobus tundricola DNA:
- a CDS encoding RNA polymerase sigma factor, with protein MTARQLGDLIASHAAALALFARQWCDGPEDAVQDAFCKLVRLSAPPDDPVAWLFRVVRTTAIDRGRADRRRAKREAVIAKPERWFAESEIEGLDATAAVAALEALPADLREVIVARLWGGMTLEQVASVAGCSLTTAHRRYEAGIAALRERLGVTCPK; from the coding sequence ATGACCGCACGGCAGCTCGGTGATCTGATCGCGTCGCACGCGGCCGCCCTCGCGCTGTTCGCCCGCCAGTGGTGCGACGGCCCCGAGGACGCGGTCCAGGACGCGTTCTGCAAACTCGTGCGCCTCTCCGCACCGCCCGACGACCCGGTCGCGTGGCTGTTCCGGGTCGTGCGCACCACCGCCATTGATCGCGGCCGGGCCGACCGGCGGCGCGCGAAGCGCGAGGCCGTTATCGCGAAGCCGGAGCGGTGGTTCGCGGAGAGCGAAATCGAAGGGTTGGACGCGACCGCCGCCGTCGCGGCGCTGGAGGCGCTCCCCGCCGATCTGCGGGAGGTCATTGTCGCGCGGCTCTGGGGCGGGATGACTCTGGAACAAGTGGCAAGCGTGGCCGGCTGTTCGCTCACCACCGCCCACCGGCGGTACGAGGCCGGGATCGCGGCGCTACGGGAAAGGCTCGGTGTAACGTGTCCGAAATGA